The following is a genomic window from Xenopus laevis strain J_2021 chromosome 2L, Xenopus_laevis_v10.1, whole genome shotgun sequence.
GAATAGTATTGAAATTACTAGTCACCTTAGCCGGTAAAATTATGTAATTTATACATTTGTCGCAAAAGGCATTTTCCCATAGTGTTAATAcatgttttttctgtaatatgtatttttaatctgTTTATCATGTAAATTCTATATGTATCTTATTTCTCTTggacaaacaaatcatttatgtatTAAGCATTCTGATTGGCTGTCCAAAACACTTCTCTGATTGGTGTGTTATAATTTAAATATCATTGGTTGTACAGGATATccctagcctatgactaagtgcccacaaggcacggAATGCCTAAGGtcaccctctgagatgttcctttttgcgtaatgaaacaatttttatttgcgtcATATTTTGGAGTGAGGTCCAGTTTATGTGCCAGGCTATAAGTGATCAAAAATTTATGGTATTACCTCccaaagctgaaggtctggggcgtgagCATCTGGACCCGATGTTAGTATTGGTAAGTGCACCTTACTGCTTACAAGTCTACAATACTGGATATATTTCCCCTTTTCCCTTGTTACCCCCTTATCATTATAGATACATCAAGAAGCCCAGCTTGAATGTTAATTAAGGTGAAAATTTGGGTTTTAGGGTGAAAACATATGACTTGTTCGAGGTATTCCtggaactatggctgatacaccaatgttttcctattACTGTAAACATGTTATGAGCTAAGATGGGACTGACCAAAGATTGGATCTCCATTGGGAACTTGAACTGATTTAAGAAGCTGAATTAAAGTAATAACCTTTATTAtaagtttgtgtatttttatttatagagatctttttctagataacagatccaatactatAGAAGTATATACTTAATTCAATTTATTCTGCCATTGTTTTAGACACCCCTTCTGCTATAGTGAACTGTGGTATCAAAAAGATCCCTGAATCATCCCAATAAATGAGAAACCATTGGCTACAAATCTTTAGGTAAACATATAGGTTTATTTATATCAATTTTATGTATAAACATTTTCTATAAAagtacatatatttgtatataaaaattaacattttctataaaattaatatacatttttctataaaaataaagttcttaatgtgtataaaaataattttcatataaaaaataaaatgtaatctgtatTTCAGATTGGACGCTGGAGGCAGTCTCTATTTAAAGAGTTTAGCTACAGCAGCCACAAGTTTTTTCAGGACTTTCTTTCCTCTGAAATCCTCAGCTGTCTGGGCATTAGATGCTGAATTATTCTCTGGAGGAATTGGGGTATTTTGTTGGCCTGTGTTTTCAGCCTGATTTATTTCTGCCTCTGATTGGCTGGTTCCTTCTTCATTGTGTTCTGTACTGGCCTGGGTGCTTCTTGCATCTGGTAACAGGTCAGTCAAAGGGGCGGTAGATAACAGATTTTCCCTAAATTCTGAATTCTGCACCATTTTTCTACTCGGGTTCATATAATGATCGGGTTTGACCAAGGGAAAGAATAGTTTTGGGAGTAATCTTTTCCCTTGAATTGTGGCTTTAACTGCCTCATTCTTTACTTTTTCAATGATCCATTTAATATGGAACTGAATAGAGCTGTAAACCCCCGGGTTTCGGGTTTTACCACAGCCTGAACCCCAACTTAGTATTCCTATTACTGAATACGCATTGTTCTTCTTTGTTCTGCACATTAATGGCGATCCTCTGTCACCCTGAAAAGAGAAGAAGCAAAATTACATGAATTGAACATGTAAATTAATAAACGGAGTGGACTAAAAACACAGACAAACTCTAGAAACACTGTAAGGCCATATTCTGCAACTAGCAAAGCTGTCTTTCACTATGATAATGCTTTTAATTGGAAAATGTTGCATCAAGTCTCCTATCGTTAAGGGTGGACACAAATATACTTTAAGGATACAACTGATTAATTTGGAAATCAAATTATCCTGTGACCGTTCCAGTTCAAAAAAGAATAGGACAGGTAGATGGGACCAGTTAGCAATTTTCTAACAACATGACTATTATAAGAAGTAAATAATTACTAAGGTGTGTAGTGTAAATGGACACATCCCCCTGGGGACAGGTGCAAGAAGGGGCTCTGAATTTTAGGAAAGGGGCACAGATATTTTATTGAAACTGTGCCTTTTCCAATAATGCACCTGAGATTCCTGTCTCTTATGCCTACCCCTCAGTTTGACCCCCCACTTGcgtataacagttttttttttaacatggcttTTTTGTGGTAATGCCCCTTTTTACACCAGAATTGATCTCTTTGTTACACATACacctagagggttatttatcatagtttGAATAGTAAAATCTCGAAAGAATCTAGTTtcttttcactagaaaactcaaatctttaaaggaaaaaatataatttttagagatttattataccccaacactgcaaaaagccagaatccaaaaatctcagacctgccgaggtcctgtataagtcaattgggaGAGGCGCCTATCCCAGATTGAAGTTATCAGGGTCTTTGGTGGGTTTAGACCGAAAATCCgttgtttttgggcaaaaactcgaagTGATTTGGGTTTACGctcgtttttttcccccacaattcaATACATTCTGGTTATCTTAGTAATAAATAtggtcaaatcgagcatgggagtttggtcgtggttttttaaaataaaatatgagaacttcagattttagtaaataacacctgcATTTCTGAAGAAGCTCTATAACTTCTGAATATTACACAATAAGTTGTGGCATTGGTGGGTGTATTCTTACAATACTATACCACACacaccccttaataaatatactgGTTATTGTTTCAAAGTGCGATGTGTAATAACCACTTACATGGCAAACACCATCCAGCCCCTTCCGATGGCCTGCACACACATGGTTCTCTCCTACGTTCCCTTTGTAGTACAAGTTGCAGTGCTTCATATCCATCCGTTCCACTTCAGCCTCTTGCAGGAACTGAGATGGTTCATCAGCTAAAAATGAAGAGGCAGAATTACTTAACCATGGGTACCATCTGGGTATCTAaaccaaatttattttatttaatcacaAAATATAAGAAATGAAGAATACAAAGCCTTACATTTAGTTCCCTGGGCTCCCCAACCTACGACGGAGCAGTCGATCAGATTCTTCAGATCAGCAGATTCCTTCGGGAAACATGCTTGCTGGATATGATCACTGAATTCCACTTGCTTATCCAGTTGAACCAAGGCAATATCATTGCTCTCACTGGTCGGATCATATTGTTCATGTTTTATCAACTGTTTAACTCCCCGGGTCTGAGCTCCTAATTCAATTTTTGACAGGTAGAAGGTTCCAAGCAGAACTCTTAGCGGAGTTGTTGGATCATCTCTGGAAGAGAAAATCAAATGTATCACATTAATAAGTTTGACGTGTTCCAAGACAATTATGCATTGGTCTAACAGGAAAACTTTAGAAAGGAATCATGTCATGATTAATTCTATAATATAAAGGAGTCCAGTAGCTGATTCATGACTTACTCTTTCCAGAATTTAAAGCAGTGAGCAGCTGTTATGATCCATTCGTTGTTCAAAATGGTTCCGGTGCAGATATGCTTGTAGCCAAATTCTACTTTCCTCTGGATGCTTACAATCCAGGGCCACTTTCCATCTATTGGGTATAATTCTGATACATTGGCGGCTTGTACTTTAGTATAAAATGGTGTGTTTCCACAAGCTGTTGGTGATAGAGACATATCAGTACAGGGGTCAATAAAGAACAATATagatataaacatgaaaaaagctTAAATTGAACATCTATTAACCAACTTCCATTGCTTCCAAGTGTTTTATTAAGACATTTAGGGGAGAGACAAGACAAATTTAAGGTGCATGGTGTGTATGAACTGAGAAAGACACATGTATATGGCTCtctgtgtattttgtatattaaaccttctgtaagggggttatttactaaacgccgaatgtaaatatctgaaaaatgtgatttttcttttataaaatcagacttttaaaaaaaaaaaaaatcaatatttttctgaattcattaaaccccgaggatggaaaagtctgaattagaaaatccggcatctcagacctgtcaaggttgcatataagtcagtgggagaagtcccaaagattttttgatgtgcgctgagttttatgcaataccctgaagtttttggagttttcgggcaaaaaagcataagaaatcttagtttttgggtaaaatgtaataataaataaccgtAAAAACCCCAagcagagtttgtagcagaaaataatgagataaaatcggactttgataaataacccccttggtgccTAATTCTATGATATAATATAAAATCCTAACTCAAACAGCCTATAACTAAAGCAGTGCATAGAGTTTGTGCAGTAAATAATTGCAATTCTATAGCAGGGCCTCTAAATTAAATTAGTTTACATGCAGATTCCTTCATGCCAACAGATCATGCCCCATAATGTACTGCATTATCTATGTCTGTGTGCGACTAGCAAACCATGACACGCTAAACACAGCTTTTGGAGCATTAAGTCTTAAAACAGAAATTCTCAATATCAAAATAAATAGTTTGTATACTTACTGATATAGCTAGATGTTTCTGAGatgtaaaaaattagaatagAAAAGAGAAAGATAAAGGGTGGCTTCATCGTTGCTCTTCTCAACTCTAAAATGCTTGAACTAAGCCAAGTGGTCTAGATACTTCTATTtccagtgatgacatcacaatgaaacTATGTTtgcacattatgacatcacaatgaaacTATTCCAGTGATTGTGATGTCATGGTCTAAGTTATGCAAACACCTGGAGCAGAAATGtacgtcattgtgatgtcattactTTAACAGCATTAACATTTTAACAGCAGCATTAACATTAACCCCAAGCTCACATTTCGTTTTAAAATGGTCCTCCAGTTCAATAAAACTACTAATGTTGAGATAATGTGTTTGAAAGTAAAAATTCATTAAAACTGGCTGCAAACATAAGGGTATAATAAACATCTATCTTCAATATAAGCCCAAATGGAACTTTTCTTAATATATTTGCCATACAATAGATTCATATTTTCTAAGGGAGGCCTGTTCCCCCACCAATTCTTAATATTTTGCTAATAATAATAGGatgtttgaaaaattaaatattcctCATTTCCCTTAGAAAACCTCAAATTATTCCATTGTGAAGTAATTGATTCTGGCTTTTGGAACCCCCACTTCTTTTGCAAAGactctatggaaagcagagggaaaaGATAACTTTTCATGCAAAGTATTATTTTAGGGAActtggttttttttgggtcagtatcattttaaaagtgttttaatgggTTGTCTGGGCCAATGATTTTATATCTGCCAGATAGATGTCTTGCTGATCCCAGGCCAGATATATCTTGTTATTATAAAATGGTCTTTACCTCTTGTAACGAACAACAGTAGGTTCACATACTGTTGGTCTGGCTCCCTTCAGTGGGTTGCAAATCGTCGCTGGGGGGCTCAGCTTGAAATCCAGTTATTCTGAGATTTAGGGAAAGTGCCTTTTTGCTTTGCAAGATACATCAAGAAGCCCAGCTTGAATCAGTTAAGGTGAAAATTTGGGTTTTAGGGTGAAAACGTATTACTTGTTCGAGATATTCCTGGGACTATGgctgatacaccaatgttttcctattACTGAAAACATGTTATGAGCAAAGATGGGACTGACCAAAGATTGGATCTCCATTGGGAacttgaacttatttattatgaaCTATTTAAGAAGCTGAATTAAAGTAATAACCTTTATTGTaactttgtgtatttttatttatagagatCTTTTTGGCTTTGTCAATACATATTTAAGGGGAAATTTCAGGACCACTGTTCTAGATAAAAAAAAGGACCTTTTATCAGCTGGGTGTTGTATAGAAATGAAACGGCACACCTTAATATACACTCAAGTACTATGTAGCATCTTTTTGGCACCCCTGCAGTACAAATATGAGATTTATGGAAGTACAAGGGGCACATTATGATACAGGCACTTTTAATGAAAGTAGTGTTAGATGTAAATTACCGGGTGGAAATTGCAGAGATTGAACTGCATGTGCGGAGGTAATACTATAATTAATTTTAAGAGTTGGCCACCAGGTGGAGGTATTTCTGTCCTCATGCTAAAAGATCTATATGAAGAGCAGAGTTTTAACTTGATTTTGTCTTTTGTCCAAGTCCCAGGTCTTCCCTCAAAGACTGCTGCAGAGTTTTTACAAAGTGAACTCTAGATTCTATCGAGCTGCTACTaattcttaatacaggtatgggacttgttatccagaatgctcgggacctggggttttccggataacggatctttacgtaatttgggtcttcgtgccttaagtctactagaaattcatttaaacattaaataaacccaataggctggttttgcttccaataaggattaattatatcttagttgggatcaagtacaaactactgttttattattacagagaaaaaggaaatcatttttaaaaatttggattatttggataaaatggagtctatgggagacagccattctgtaattcggagctttctggatatcgggtttccggataagggatcctatacctgtatctaatTTGAGACCCAATGgattttgctgaactacaattctgcCTAAAGCATAGCAGGTCACATGTCCATGCGCTGACAACATTGGCATCAATAGGAGTTCCATATACAGACATCCCAGTGATGGgtcttgaaaaaaacattagTAATAGGTCTTTAccaataaaggggttgtttgcctttaaattaaagaaggctgttcatctttgaattaagtTTTACTGTGATGTAGagggtaatattctgagacaatttgctattggttctcattttttattatttgcggttttttgaattatttagcaggtcttcagtttacaatttgagcaatctggttgctaggatccaaattaccctagcaaccatgcattgatttgaataagagactggaatatgaataggagagaacagaaagatgagtaataaaagtagcaataacaatacatttgtagtgttacagagcatttgttttcagatggggtcagtgacccccatttgaaagctggaaagagtcagaagaagaaggcaaaaattttttacaaaaatctataaaaaggaaaaccaattgaaaagttgcttagaaatagccattctattatatactaaaagttagcttaaaggtgaaccaccgctttaatttttagtatgttctggaatggccaattcaaagcaactttttaattggtcttcattatttatttttataattttttaattgtttgcctttttcttccgattattttcagctttcaaatgggggtcactgtccccatctaaaagcaaatgctctgtacggctacaaatgtatttgctactttttattactcctctctcTGTTCAGCTCCTATTcctgtctcttgttcaaatcaatgcatggttgctagggtcatttggatcctagcaaccagattgctgattttgaaaactaaaaatgctgcataaaaaggctaaaaaagagctgaaaaaccacagataataaaaaatgaaaaccaattgcaaattgtctcagaatatgaccctctacatcataaaaaaaaattaactcaaatgtgaacaacccctttataaggataaataaataatatgttataACACCTACACTATGTTTTATATGTCAGGGGCATGGGGGTGGgatcatggcaattttggggataGGGCTTTTTCATTAGAGGTttcattattatgtattttaaggATGCCaatatattgtgcagcactgtaaaatgaatgcgcTTATTGCTCAGCCTTGGTCATAAACCTGAAACCCAAACAAACGTTCTGACCTAAACAGCCCTCAGAAAAACTTTTTGTGTAAAAACTGAACGCGTGGCAAACCAAAGGGCATATATTGTATGGTCTGACATAGAGCCTTTGCATGCATCCAGTAGCCTAAAAATACCATGTGCCTAATAATAAACAAGAACATGCAAGTCATCAGATACTGCAGGAATGCGTGGCTGCATTGTGTTCATATAGATACACATTGTGGAGGAAAtccatatgtaattaaagtgTTCAGTATGAAAGAGTGTTGATGTGATGTATTATTGTAGCTagtgtatattgttttattaggGCTGGTGGGAAGGGGGATTCTTTGGGACTGTGTTTATGAGTCACATTACAGAAATGTAATGTGCACTGAAGCAGATACTTTCAGCAAACCAGCCTGACGACTACGGTCTTTACACTTCATtggaatacaaagaaaaagggtTTTTTGGTGCACACCTGCTTGCTCCCACGTTGGCTTCTTTGTTCTTATGTCTTGTTTCTTGTTCTTGTTTTACTTACAAGATGGAAAGCATGGCCTCGCAGGTTGAGAAAAGCAGTTTGAGCGTATACTCTAGACTCAGGGTGAGAGTTGCAGGTAaagttgtaccgtgttagccagtaaaaactcttttgaaataaaaaatataaaaaaaattggtataaAGGTGATAGCTAAGATAATCAtggcaagctttcagaacattttagttcctttttcaaactgattacaatgaagctgtggtgttctctggtatatatgttgtatatgcaACATTCAGCTCAAAGGTCAAAtaaccaacaaaaaggaatttcAATCTGTGTGTaaggtgttaaaggggttgttcacctttaaattaaattttagtatgacgtagagagtgaaattctgagataatttgcaattggttttcatgttatattatttgtggtttttaaatgacttagctttttatttaacaccACTAcaattttcagtttcagcaatctggttgccagggtctattaccctagcaaccgttcATAGAATAaatactagaatatgaataggagaggacctaaatggaaagctgaataataaaaaagtatcaataacaataaataggtagccttgcagagcatttgttttttatatggggtcagtgacccccatttgaaagctgaaaagagtcagaagaagaaggcaaataaaacaaaaactttaaaaaaataatgaagatcaatggaaaagttgcttagaattagcaactctataacatactaaaagttaatgtgaaggtgaaccacccctttaaagtcagttATGAGGggatctactagaaaaaaatTTATTAGAACATGAAGACCTAaagcgtttcgtgcctataggggcacttactcataggctctgagcctatgagtaagtgcccctataggcacgaaacgcggtaggtcttcatgtcctaatacatttttctactttttatatttgcctctttatttttggagaccctcacaccctttggacacagtgtttttggtttttgcaccttgggactgaggtgaactgtgagtgttttctccttattatttcttctattatacatttttgtatcttCACTCatctaatattcattttttgagtggtaccatagatactttttgttatgtggcagtagcacaaaccaaagtattttcagtttttggtgtgaCCATAGCCTTAAACTGAAAGTGTAGATTTGTGCTGTATCTACGTGACTAAATTACACtggcaatagacgcaaagattttcatttttttggcaaTCGGCTGTTCAGTTGATGagacagagatattatcggctgccaataatttctctgcatgtattgccgttCTGACGATATcattgggagactgtcactagctttgtcagacatttCGCCcaatgtgaaggtaaatctgcacgtctatggccacctttagtcgttCTGTATTCATATCTGCCCACTTCAACATAAACATGCAAGTTGTATTCTTCTGTCCATAACACCTTAAAAGGATAGAATcgtatacatatttatacagtcTTTAATAATGTCACATTGTCTTATAGGTACGGTAACGCCCCTTTATTTAGTGTAAGGATAAAACATGACACTGCAGGCAGTGGTTTGGTAGTGAGGAAACAAAAATAATCACGAGTACTAGGGAATGAAATCATACAGGCATACATAACAAGTGTTAACTAAGTTTTCATGTACAGTCCATACTGCCTGGTGCAGGTGACTATGTGAagaaacagggccagaactagaggtaggcaaagAGGCAGCTGTCtattggggggtgctgggcagatAACCTCTTGTGCAGGGCCGTAACTACAGAGGacgcagaccctgcggctgcagggggcccaggaggtacagggggcccccatgaggctctcatcgATGAgaaatttgaacatatattggtaaaacaggacaaacactggatatgttgggggcccctaaattaatttgctgtggggcccagcaacatctagttacgccactgctcttgtgcctacccctacACCGGACTCACTTGCCTTGCGTGCTCTGCGACTAGgattgacaccttttctggaaaaaaatactggccttcctatatatttatcttttttcccctgttaataacattgggaacaaccatcatttttaccggccaggcccgtaaaataccggccaggtggcaaccctatctgcaaaacaaatacaagaggtcctctgcactcaacccattatcaatatatttaaagggcatgtaaaggcaaaaaaattaaatcccatttttactttctttaatgaaaaagaaacctatctccaatatactttaattaaaaaatgtgtaccctttttataagaaacctgactgtatgcagtgaaattctcccttcatttactgctgtggataggaattgtcagaaggtccctaactgctgagcagggaaacaatcatacttatgaacagcagggggagcccccaccttacttcccagccatgcagaactcaagcagctttttttgacgatccctaagcagcccagaccacactgagcatgtgcacagtcttagtcttacaaagatgtttaacaaagttacaagatggtgaccccctgtagccaactttgaaagcataaattatttgtttgattaggcttgtggtgcagtaagttcatgtttatatttagtatacaaaatacagcatttctagccttattctatttaagactttacatgccctttaagacagagagattttgtgcatactgctactgaaaaatgccttaccctttaaacaaaacagggattgtttgtccatatattgcaatatatttaaactgaccaactacgtcaaaatcatcccatatctggccagtcctacgctcaattttcatctgattcattaagaattcaattgcttcattatacattttacaaagggacaaagttttaactgcaacttactagctgctttcaaaataaACCCTATCTGCAACCCACAAACGTGCACAGAGGGGGGCATGCTCCCTAGGAAACCAGGCCGGCCAGCTCGACCCCACTTCCTCTGAGGTGTTCACATGTGCACACCACAGAGGAAGTGTGGTCGAGCTGGCGGGCCGGGCTTCCTAGGGAGCATGGCCCCCCTCTGTGCAGCAACTCTGACATACATTGCTAAATGtccctcctcagcccttcccATTTTATTGCCCCTGTCCTCAGCAGTCTGTTTTCCTATGGGACTTTTATTGCCTACCTGTACCTttttattaatagtttttttatgtaataaattgtatttatttttacgaGATATTTGATATTTGAGTATGAAACACATACACACTGAATCCTGCACCACATGAGGTAAAAGACACTTCATCAATAACCATATTAATTTGTCCTTTCCCACATGCCATATCCACCTCCATTCCCTTTCGCAATATGCTGTTCTTTCATCCTTTCCCTGCACAGTTTACTCCAggagtgcccaaaaggtagattgggatctaccagtagacctttagctggtgatcagtagatctcaagacattgtcaacaaacagcttgtctaaatcaccctcctgttttatgttaaggctacataagaaatagttgtttggtaaatatagcaatataaattctctcataaatcaatatatttaaggaatattttcCGTGGaacaacaatgcttttatggatgtagatcataatgggacatatggttgccacctttgctgatggctaaacccaaacACGGGGGCGGCGCAGACAACATTGGGGGtgaggcagtgatgtaggaacaggcatgatgacatcagaggtgggcacaatgatgttggtggagttatgacaccag
Proteins encoded in this region:
- the LOC108707950 gene encoding acrosin — protein: MFISILFFIDPCTDMSLSPTACGNTPFYTKVQAANVSELYPIDGKWPWIVSIQRKVEFGYKHICTGTILNNEWIITAAHCFKFWKEDDPTTPLRVLLGTFYLSKIELGAQTRGVKQLIKHEQYDPTSESNDIALVQLDKQVEFSDHIQQACFPKESADLKNLIDCSVVGWGAQGTKSDEPSQFLQEAEVERMDMKHCNLYYKGNVGENHVCAGHRKGLDGVCHGDRGSPLMCRTKKNNAYSVIGILSWGSGCGKTRNPGVYSSIQFHIKWIIEKVKNEAVKATIQGKRLLPKLFFPLVKPDHYMNPSRKMVQNSEFRENLLSTAPLTDLLPDARSTQASTEHNEEGTSQSEAEINQAENTGQQNTPIPPENNSASNAQTAEDFRGKKVLKKLVAAVAKLFK